In Clostridium thermosuccinogenes, the genomic stretch TTTACCTCGCTTTCGATTTCGGTTTATCTGATTTAGGCTGCGGCTTATTTGCCCTGGTATTTTGCTTTGCTGCCTGCGGCTGTTCTTTTGTTGATTCACGTTTAGGTTCCGCCTGTTCCTTTCGAGCAGCTTTGATTTCTCGCAGTTCTTCGCGTACTGATTTTTTCGCCGGCTCAATAATACCCTCGGCGGCTTTCCCTTCGTGATCTAAGATAGGCTCGGACGGACGGGATTTCTCCGTCGTCGCCGTTGTGGGGTTTGGGTTGTCGGCTGATTCAATAACCGGTTCTACCTGGTCTGGCTTTGCCATAAGCTCGTCGATAAAAGCATCCGTACTTTTTTCGGCAGGTGTTTCTTTTACTGCCGGTGCTTTTTGTGATTCTTTGGCCGCCTTGCTTTTCTCAATTTCATTTTTGATATTTGCTGTATCTACGGTAGCCAGCTTGAAGCGCTCTACAATACGGTTGATTTTTGATGCATCCTCTGCCCGTACCATGATGTCACACATACCGTCCAAACTTTTTTTATCCCGCAGGGCACAATAAAGAACGCCATAGCGCTTAGCCTCCTGACAAAACTTTTTCAAGTCAACATTGCGTACAGCAAAGACCTTTAATTCTTTGCCACTGCGTAATAAGCTTTCCAGGCGGATTTTACCCTTTGTCCTTTTCTGGTCTTTCAATACAGCATACAAATAAGTGGCAAGATTTTTTGCACCTTCACCGGAAATTTTCGCCATTACCTCGATTCCTTTAAGACTCATATTGACGATTTGATCCGCTGCGTCGGCTCCACTGTTCATATTCCTTTTCCTCCTTTCTATGATGAGTTTCCTCCTGTCTGACCTGAAGCAATTTCTGCTTCATATCTTCAGAGCGGCTTAGAATACCCTCACAAAGCTTCACCTCCCTTCGAAGCAGTGACAACTTCTTTGAAAGCCCTGCAATCTGTTCTTTGTACTCTGTTTTCTGCGAATCATCTTTACACCGCCGTAGTCGATGGTAGAGAGATTTACGAGAATCCAATAAGGTTA encodes the following:
- a CDS encoding PcfB family protein; the protein is MNSGADAADQIVNMSLKGIEVMAKISGEGAKNLATYLYAVLKDQKRTKGKIRLESLLRSGKELKVFAVRNVDLKKFCQEAKRYGVLYCALRDKKSLDGMCDIMVRAEDASKINRIVERFKLATVDTANIKNEIEKSKAAKESQKAPAVKETPAEKSTDAFIDELMAKPDQVEPVIESADNPNPTTATTEKSRPSEPILDHEGKAAEGIIEPAKKSVREELREIKAARKEQAEPKRESTKEQPQAAKQNTRANKPQPKSDKPKSKAR